The stretch of DNA AAACAGTGTTCACCGTGTTCAACACCCGGCAGCTGTACGTGCAGGCGGACGTCGACGAGATCGACGCGCCCGCGTTGCAGGCCGGGCAGCGGGCGGAGGTGCTGCTCGACGCGTTCCCCGACCGGGCGTTCGACGGCGAGGTGACCAGCGTGGCCATCGAGGCACAGACCGGCACGACCGGCGGCGTGTCGTATCCGGTGCGCATCCGGTTGCTCGACGTCCCTGACGAGCAGCGCAGGCGCCCCCGCCTGGGCATGACGGCGAGCGCCGAGATCGTCACCGACACGGTCACGTCCGATCAGGTTGTGCCGGCCCGTTCGATCGTGCGCCGCGACGGGGGACAGGCGGTGTTCATCGTCCGGGACGGTCGTGCAGAGCTGGTCCGCGTGGACGTCGACGCGCTCGGTGAGGAGCGGGCGGCCGTGACGTCGTCGCAGCTGAGCACGGACGACCCCGTGATCGTGTCCGGGTACGAAGACCTGCTCGACGGCGATGCCGTCCGCGTCACCGATGCGTCCGCCAGCGAGCGCTGAGGCGCCGCCCGTGACTCCGGCGGTGGCGGTCGACAACGTGACGCGCTCGTACCGTCTCGGCTCACGCGACGACGGTGTGCCGGCGTTGCGGGGTGTGTCGTTCGAGATCCCCCCGGGCGCGTTCGTGGCGATCGTCGGGCCGAGCGGCTCCGGCAAGTCGACACTGCTGAACCTGTTGGGCGCGCTCGATCGGCCGACCAGCGGATCGGTCCGGCTGGAGGGGCGCGACGTCGCATCGCTGTCGGACGCGCAGCTCGCTCGCCTGCGCAACAGCAGGATCGGCTTCGTGTTCCAGCAGTTCCACCTGCTCGCGCGCACGTCGGCGATCGACAACGTCGCACTGCCGCTGGTGTACGCGGGCCTGCCGCGCGGTGAGCGCGTCGACCGCGCCCGCGACGCGTTGGTCGCTGTCGGCCTGGGTCACCGCCTCGATCACCATCCCACCGAGCTGTCGGGAGGCGAGCAGCAGCGGGTCGCCATGGCCCGCGCGCTGGTCACCGGTCCGCGCCTGCTGCTCGCCGACGAGCCGACCGGCAACCTCGACACCGCGACCGGCGACGCCGTGATGCAGCTGCTCGAGCAGCTGAACGCCGAGCGGGGGACCGCACTGATCGTCATCACCCACGATCCGGAGGTCGCCGGCCGGGCGCCGCGTCAGATCCGGCTGCGCGACGGCCTGATCGAGTTCGACGACGCTGGCGACGCGCCATGACCTTCATCGAGTCGATGCGCGTGGCGCTGACAGCGATCCGCGCCAACCGCCTGCGTTCGGGGCTGACGGTGCTCGGGGTCGTCATCGGCGTGCTGTCGGTCGTGCTGCTCGTCGCGGTCGGCTCCGGGGCGCGCGCGGTCGTGACGGCCGGCGTCGAGGATCTGGGATCGAACCTGCTGCTCGTCGCGCCGGGCAGCTTCGAGTTCGGCCAGGCGCCCACCCGCAGCCAGTTCACGCTCGAGGACATCGAATCGCTGTCGCGCCAGCTGCGTGACCGGGCGCGGGTCACCGGCTCGATCGCCAGCGGCGAACGGGTGCGCAGCGACACGGGCGCTGCGTTCACCAGCGTCATCGGCGTGACCGCTGACTTCGACGACGTGGTCAACCGACCGATCGCGCGCGGCGAGTTCCTGAACGAGTCGGACCTGGCCACGGCGCGCCGCGTCGCTGTGCTCGGTGCCACCGCCGCCGACGGCCTGTTCGGCGGGATCGACCCGATCGCGCGGCAGATCACGGTCGGCGGCCTGCGCTTCCGCGTGATCGGCACCGTCGAGCCACTGGGCTCGGCGCTCGGCGTCGACCGTGACAGCCAGGTGTACGTGCCGCTGACCGCTGCCCAGCGGCTGTTCGGCATCCGCACGATCGACACGCTGTTCGTCCGGGCCGACGACCGCGACGGTCTCGACGACGTGACGGCGACCATCGAGCGGGTGCTCTCCGAGCGGTTCGAACCCGACGAGTTCTCGATCCTGTCCCAGGATGAGATCCTCGGCGTGGCCGGCCGCATCCTCGACACGCTGACCCTGGTGCTGGCCGCGATCGCGGGCATCAGCCTGCTCGTGGGCGGCATCGGTGTGAGCAACATCATGTTGGTCTCGGTCAGCGAGCGGACCCGCGAGATCGGCTTGCGCAAGGCGCTGGGGGCACGCACGAGCGAGATCACCCGACAGTTCCTCGTCGAGGCGATCGTGCTGTGCGGCATCGGCGGCGTGCTCGGTGTGGCGGGTGGGGTGGGGTTGTCCTATGTGGCCGAGCGCTTCACACCGGTGCCCGCCGAGGTGACGTGGTGGAGCGTGGCACTGGCGTTCGGGGTGAGCGTCGCCGTGGGTGTGATCTTCGGGGTGTTCCCCGCGCGACGGGCGGGGCGCATGGACCCGGTCGCCGCCCTGCGCCGCGAGTGAGCGGCCCACCTGGCCGTGGCAGCGCGCCCCCGTGGGGCGGGGCGGGTCGGCACGCAGGTGGGGGTTGACGGCACCGGCAACAATGGGCGACGCCGTGTCCAGCGAGGAGGCCTGATGACGACCGCACTCATCTGGGGCGACGACGACCTGCACTACGACTTCGGGCCTGACCACCCGCTCAATCCCATCCGCGTGAAGCTGACGGTGGCACTGATCCGCGCATGTGGCCTCGTCGATGCCGACGGCGTCGAGGTGCTGCCCAGGGCGGCGTTCACGACCGACGACGTCCTGACCATCCACGACGCTCCCTATGTCGAGGCCGTGATGGCGGCATCCGAGGACCCCCACAGCGGCGCCGGGTTCGAATTCGGACTGGGATGGGGCGACAACCCGACCTTCGCCGGCATGCACGACGCGTCGCTCGAGGTCTGCGGTGCGTCCGTCGCCGCCGCCGAGAACGTGTGGACGGGGCGCGTCGCGCATGCCTTCAATCCCGCCGGGGGCCTGCACCACGCGATGCGCGGCCGCGCATCGGGGTTCTGCATCTATGACGACCCCGTCGCGGCCATCGAGTGGCTGCTGGCCAACGGCGCCGGCCGCGTCGGTTACGTCGACGTCGACACCCACCACGGCGATGGTGTCCAGGCCTACTACTACGACAACCCGCGGGTCCTGACGATCAGCTTGCACGAGTCCGGTCGCTATCTGTTCCCCGGCACCGGGTTCACCGATGAGATCGGAGAGGGTGACGCGCGCGGGACCGCGCTCAACGTGCCGCTCGAGCCGGCCACGACCGGTGACATCTGGTTGTCGGCGTTCGACGCGGTGGTGCCCGACGCGCTGGACGCCTTCGCTCCCGACGCGCTGGTCACGCAGCTCGGGTGTGACACCCACGCGACCGATCCGCTGGCGCACCTCGGCCTGATCACCGACGACTACATGAGCGTCGCGACACGATTGCACGACCTCGCCCACCGCCACGCGCATGGTCGGTGGGTCGCGCTGGGGGGTGGTGGCTACCAGCTGGCGACTGTGGTGCCGCGTGCCTGGACGATCTACTTCGCCGAGCTGTGTGGCGGCGACCTGCCGCACGAGGTGCCGTGGGGCTGGTTGCACGAGGCGGAGGCGGCGGCGGGCGTGCGGCCGCCGCCGACCTTCCACGATCGCCAGGTGATGCTGCTACCCGAACGGGAGGAGCGGGTGCGCCACGCAGCCGACGACGCGGTCGAGCGCCTGCGACGGACGGCCTTCGACCACCTCGAGCGGCACACCTGAGCGGCGCCGGTCGGGGCCGTGCGGCACTCTGGCAGCAGTCGGCGCCGGTCCCGGGACGAACGGGCGGCCGCCGGCGTGCGATGCTCGACCGACGCGACGGGGACGCCGATGACCACCGAGCTCACGACGGAGCTGGCCGACCATCTGGTGCACGCGCAGCTGGCCGGCGAGGTCCAGACGAGCCCGCGAAGCACGATCAACAACTGTCACCGGATGGCCCGCGGCCACGACAACTACACATTCGGTCTCGACGACTGGCGGGAGATCACAGCGCAGGACGCCATCGACGCCGTGCGCGTGATCTGCGGCAGTGACCCGCTCGACGCCGACGATCCGGACGGCCCGGGATGGATCGATCCCGACGCCGCGCTCCGTGGCATCGCGGTGCACCGTCGCCGGCTGCGCCAGGCCGCCGGGTCGGGCGGTGTGCGCGCGTTGTTCGCCACCGGGCATCCCACAGGGCTGCTCGCCCATTACCAGGCGCTGGCGCGTGCGTTGCAGCAGCACGGAAGTCTGCTGCTTTCGCCACTGGACGACGAGTGGGTCGACTGGGACCGTACGGGGCGGCAGCTCGGCATCCGCTTCCTCGACGGTGTCGCGTGCGTGTACGACGGCGGATCGCTGCGCCACACGCACCGCAGCGTCTTCATGGAAGCGATGCTCGGGGCGCTGGACGTCGGGACCGTGGACCTGGTGGTGGGTGACCACGGCATGGCGGGTGCCGCGATCGCCGCAGGTGTGCCGGCGCTGTCGATCGCCGACGTCAACGACCCCGCCCTGCCGGTCGCGCAGGTGCGCGGTCGCACCGACGGGGTGCTGCCGATCGACGACAACCTCGCGCCCGCGAAGTTCGTGCCCGTCACCGCCGCGATGCTGGATTGGCGCTGAGGGAAGGGTGGCGGCGGTGGCGGTCCTGCGCGTGTTTCGTGGAACCAGGCTCCGCGAAGTTCGTGCCCGTCACGGCCGCGATGTTGGATTGGCGCTGAGCGGTCAGGTCAACGGTTCGAGACCTCCGCGCAGGACGCTGTCGGTGGAGTGCGTGGGATCACCGTCGGCTGGTTCACGTGAGATGTCGACCACCGAGAACACGTCCACGTCGACCGCTGCCGGGACCTGGTAGACACGCCCGGCGTCGATCGGACCGAGTGACACCATCTCGGTACCGTCCGCCGCGAGCAGCCACAGCTCGTAGTAGCCGTCGATCGCGGGCAGGGTCACCGTATCGACCCGCAACGCACGCTGGTCGCCCTCGGCGGTGAGCACCGCCGAGCCCCCGTCGATCTCGGCGAGCGGCTCGAGCGTCGCCTCCGCGACCACATCACCGCCGTCGGCGCCCCCGTCGCCCATCATCGGCAGGAGCGCTGCCGCGGCCAGCACGACGACGAGGACGAGCGCGGCCGCGGCGGCCCAGGGCTGTCGCCACGCGGACTGTCGAAGTTCGGCGGCGGTCGGTACCGGGATCTCGCCGACGTCACTCAACTCGCGCACGACCCGATCCCAGATCGCCTCGGGTGGCGCGGGTGGCATGTCGTCGGGCTCGGCGTGTCGAGCGCGCTCCGACACGTTGCGCAGCACCTCGACCTCGCGGGCACACCGTGCGCAGTCGTCCAGATGCTCGACGTCTCCGGAGTCGATCGACTCCGGGTCGACCGCGATCGCGGCCAACTGGTCCGGGTGCAGGTGGTCCATCATCGTCTGATCGCCGCCGCGGTCTCCGCGGACGTGTCGCCACGTTGCTGCATGCGCGTCACGGGCCGTCCGTTTCGTCGTCGAGGAAGCGTCGCAGCCGCTGCATGCCACGACGAACGTGG from Euzebyales bacterium encodes:
- a CDS encoding ABC transporter ATP-binding protein, with the translated sequence MTPAVAVDNVTRSYRLGSRDDGVPALRGVSFEIPPGAFVAIVGPSGSGKSTLLNLLGALDRPTSGSVRLEGRDVASLSDAQLARLRNSRIGFVFQQFHLLARTSAIDNVALPLVYAGLPRGERVDRARDALVAVGLGHRLDHHPTELSGGEQQRVAMARALVTGPRLLLADEPTGNLDTATGDAVMQLLEQLNAERGTALIVITHDPEVAGRAPRQIRLRDGLIEFDDAGDAP
- a CDS encoding phosphatase, translated to MTTELTTELADHLVHAQLAGEVQTSPRSTINNCHRMARGHDNYTFGLDDWREITAQDAIDAVRVICGSDPLDADDPDGPGWIDPDAALRGIAVHRRRLRQAAGSGGVRALFATGHPTGLLAHYQALARALQQHGSLLLSPLDDEWVDWDRTGRQLGIRFLDGVACVYDGGSLRHTHRSVFMEAMLGALDVGTVDLVVGDHGMAGAAIAAGVPALSIADVNDPALPVAQVRGRTDGVLPIDDNLAPAKFVPVTAAMLDWR
- a CDS encoding ABC transporter permease; its protein translation is MTFIESMRVALTAIRANRLRSGLTVLGVVIGVLSVVLLVAVGSGARAVVTAGVEDLGSNLLLVAPGSFEFGQAPTRSQFTLEDIESLSRQLRDRARVTGSIASGERVRSDTGAAFTSVIGVTADFDDVVNRPIARGEFLNESDLATARRVAVLGATAADGLFGGIDPIARQITVGGLRFRVIGTVEPLGSALGVDRDSQVYVPLTAAQRLFGIRTIDTLFVRADDRDGLDDVTATIERVLSERFEPDEFSILSQDEILGVAGRILDTLTLVLAAIAGISLLVGGIGVSNIMLVSVSERTREIGLRKALGARTSEITRQFLVEAIVLCGIGGVLGVAGGVGLSYVAERFTPVPAEVTWWSVALAFGVSVAVGVIFGVFPARRAGRMDPVAALRRE
- a CDS encoding anti-sigma factor — protein: MMDHLHPDQLAAIAVDPESIDSGDVEHLDDCARCAREVEVLRNVSERARHAEPDDMPPAPPEAIWDRVVRELSDVGEIPVPTAAELRQSAWRQPWAAAAALVLVVVLAAAALLPMMGDGGADGGDVVAEATLEPLAEIDGGSAVLTAEGDQRALRVDTVTLPAIDGYYELWLLAADGTEMVSLGPIDAGRVYQVPAAVDVDVFSVVDISREPADGDPTHSTDSVLRGGLEPLT
- a CDS encoding acetoin utilization protein AcuC, giving the protein MTTALIWGDDDLHYDFGPDHPLNPIRVKLTVALIRACGLVDADGVEVLPRAAFTTDDVLTIHDAPYVEAVMAASEDPHSGAGFEFGLGWGDNPTFAGMHDASLEVCGASVAAAENVWTGRVAHAFNPAGGLHHAMRGRASGFCIYDDPVAAIEWLLANGAGRVGYVDVDTHHGDGVQAYYYDNPRVLTISLHESGRYLFPGTGFTDEIGEGDARGTALNVPLEPATTGDIWLSAFDAVVPDALDAFAPDALVTQLGCDTHATDPLAHLGLITDDYMSVATRLHDLAHRHAHGRWVALGGGGYQLATVVPRAWTIYFAELCGGDLPHEVPWGWLHEAEAAAGVRPPPTFHDRQVMLLPEREERVRHAADDAVERLRRTAFDHLERHT